GGGGCCGGCGTGGCGTGGGGGACGGGCGCCCTGAGGGCGCTGGCGCGACTCATCTCAGCCCTCCCAGCCGGCCTGGTACAGGCTGCCGTGGGCCTTGTTCAAGGCTTCACGCACGGCCGGCGAATGCTGGTAGATATCGACGAACTTGGCCAGGCGCGGGTCGTCCTTGCTTTGCGGGCGGATCACGAACTGGATCACGTACTCCTTGTTCTCCAGGCCGTCGAACAGCAACGCCGAGGTGGCATCGAAGCTGTTGGCCAGGCGAATGTAGGCCGGGTAGCCCTGCACCAGGTCGGCATCGTCGTAGGCCCGCACCAGTTGCACGGCCTCGACCTGAAGAATCTTGAGCTTCTTCGGGTTGGCGACGATGTCGTCTTCGGTGGCCTTGTAACCCACGCCAGGCTTGAGCGTGATCAGCCCGGCCTTGGCCAGCAACTGCAGGCCGCGCCCGCTGTTGATCGGGTCGTTGGCGATGGCCACGCTGGCGCCTTCGGGCAGTTCGGCGAAGCGCTTGTACTTCTTCGAATACAGGCCGACGTTGTTGATGATCCCCGGTGCATAGGGCACCAGGTTGAAGCCTGCTGCGGCCTTGGCGTTTTCCAGGAAAGGAATGTGCTGGAAGTAGTTCACGTCGATGTCGCCGCTGTTGAGGCTGACGTTGGGGGCGATCCAGTCGCTGAAC
The Pseudomonas putida genome window above contains:
- a CDS encoding MetQ/NlpA family ABC transporter substrate-binding protein, producing MLEKLYRPVAAALLSLGLAGAALAVEPLKIGTTAAFAIPLEAAVAEAHKQGLEVKLIEFSDWIAPNVSLNSGDIDVNYFQHIPFLENAKAAAGFNLVPYAPGIINNVGLYSKKYKRFAELPEGASVAIANDPINSGRGLQLLAKAGLITLKPGVGYKATEDDIVANPKKLKILQVEAVQLVRAYDDADLVQGYPAYIRLANSFDATSALLFDGLENKEYVIQFVIRPQSKDDPRLAKFVDIYQHSPAVREALNKAHGSLYQAGWEG